Genomic window (Marinobacter fonticola):
GTCGTGCTCCACCATGCCATCGGGATAGAGACCGACACCGGTCACGCCCTCCGATTCCTCTTTCAGATGGGTCCAGACGTGCATGCGGGTCGCGTTATACCAGACGAAAAACGGCTTGCCCTGTTGATTAGCCCGATCAATGAAATCCAGAGCCGCAGCCATGAATTCCTCATCGACGGTTTCCATGCGTTTGCGGGTTAGCGGACCTGTATCTTCGATCTCCCCATCAGCGGACGCCTTAAGTACGCCGCGTGGACCGAACTTTTCGCGGAATTTCTGATCCTTGGGGTAGTAATAGCTCTCGGGCTCTTCTTCGGCGTTCAGGTGGTATAGATTGCCAAAAAACTCGTCGAAGCCATGGTTAGTGGGCAGGTGCTTATCCTGATCGCCCAGGTGGTTCTTGCCGAACTGTCCGGCGGTATATCCATGCTCTTTGAGCATGTCCGCTATGGTGGGCGACCAGTCCGGAATGCCATGTTCGGAGCCCGGCATGCCAATGGTTAACAGTCCGGTCCGGAAAGGGTGCTGGCCGAGGATGAACGAGGCTCGTCCGGCAGTGCAGGACTGCTGGGCGTAGGCGTCGGTAAACATGGCGCCTTCCTGCGCCAGACTGTCGATGTTCGGGGTTTGGTACCCCATGACGCCGTGGTTATAGGCGCTGACATTATGGACCCCAATGTCATCGCCCCAAATGACCAGGAAATTCGGTTTTTTTTCCGCTCTGCTGGCCGCCCTGGCTGTTTTGAGTGTTCTATTTGCTTTGAGTGCTCTGACTGTTGTCGGTCTGCTGAGCGGATGACGCTGCCGCCAATGTGCACAGGCTAACAATGGCCGCCAGCCGAAGCCCAACACGGCGTATCGTGTATCGCATGATGCTATCCTCGGGTTTGAGTGCTCGTCCTGAACAACCAGCCAGCAACTGCGATACGACTCTGTGGCACTATCTCATCAGGCTTATGTACGTCTCCATTAAGATCGTTAAGTTAATTTAGACGATATTTATTCGATGTGTACATCGAAGCGGTTCATCGGTCGCAAAAATTTCACACGCCGTACATATATCCCG
Coding sequences:
- a CDS encoding arylsulfatase, with amino-acid sequence MLACAHWRQRHPLSRPTTVRALKANRTLKTARAASRAEKKPNFLVIWGDDIGVHNVSAYNHGVMGYQTPNIDSLAQEGAMFTDAYAQQSCTAGRASFILGQHPFRTGLLTIGMPGSEHGIPDWSPTIADMLKEHGYTAGQFGKNHLGDQDKHLPTNHGFDEFFGNLYHLNAEEEPESYYYPKDQKFREKFGPRGVLKASADGEIEDTGPLTRKRMETVDEEFMAAALDFIDRANQQGKPFFVWYNATRMHVWTHLKEESEGVTGVGLYPDGMVEHDKQVGQLLDKLDELGIADNTVVIYSTDNGAETVSWPDGGTTPFHGEKGTTWEGGFRVPLVVKWPGVIEPGQKINDIISQEDWFPTFAAAVGDDNIVEDLKEGASLNGKEWKVHLDGYNMLPFLSGKVDESPRNEIFYFDQGGNLNAARVGDWKIHFAILTGDISSAIREVPTWPKVIHLRADPYEKAWKESEMYLRWYAENTMWTFVPVQQQIKQFFSTFADYPYQTGSSLNAAGLGYNTLRNEELMKRLQNVENIQPALRQ